One window of Colias croceus chromosome 6, ilColCroc2.1 genomic DNA carries:
- the LOC123692299 gene encoding endocuticle structural glycoprotein ABD-4-like, with translation MISFVFLCMIVCAYGASVQSPNEQIPIVRFETDGPHVDGSYKWLYQTGNEINAEESGYVKNFGKGEGEEVQVAEGKFSYKALDGTPIALTYIADENGFQPQGDHLPTPPPIPAAIQRALEYLKTLPPTPAASNLQPQYQSPGAKNRRF, from the exons ATG ATCTCATTTGTTTTCTTATGTATGATCGTGTGCGCATATGGGGCGTCGGTACAATCACCCAACGAACAAATACCAATTGTGCGCTTCGAAACGGATGGACCGCATGTTGATGGTTCTTACAAATGGCT ATACCAAACTGGCAATGAAATAAACGCAGAGGAATCTGGATATGTTAAAAACTTCGGAAAAGGGGAGGGTGAGGAGGTTCAGGTGGCGGAGGGGAAATTCAGCTACAAGGCGCTTGACGGTACTCCTATTGCCTTGACTTATATTGCTGATGAAAATGGCTTCCAACCACAG GGAGACCATCTGCCCACACCACCGCCGATTCCAGCAGCAATTCAAAGAGCACTCGAATATTTGAAGACCTTACCACCAACGCCAGCGGCCAGCAATTTGCAACCACAGTACCAATCCCCTGGCGCGAAAAATAGAAGATTTTAA
- the LOC123692297 gene encoding endocuticle structural glycoprotein SgAbd-2-like, with protein sequence MKLLVVLSAVLALTAAIPQRRVSLKPEAAAAADQQTAEQNYNFPQGDYRQQPQEYRKPVEDFRPKVQLETTTFIPIISFDKEQGTDGSYKTAYETGNHITANEQGYLKNVGEISAIVQQGSYSYTAPDGQIITVEYTADENGFSVKGDHIPTPPPVSPEIQKGLDLIYAGIKANQERVASELKNNPEATRQNEERAAFDYKGQYYQQ encoded by the exons ATGAAATTACTG GTAGTATTGTCGGCTGTACTAGCCCTTACAGCGGCTATCCCTCAACGGCGGGTATCGCTGAAACCTGAGGCCGCTGCAGCTGCTGACCAGCAGACAGCTGAACAAAACTACAACTTCCCACAGGGTGACTACAGGCAACAGCCCCAAGAATACAGAAAACCCGTCGAAGACTTCAGACCCAAAGTCCAGTTGGAAACTACCACTTTCATTCCCATCATCAGTTTTGACAAGGAACAAGGAACCGATGGAAGCTACAAAACAGC TTACGAAACTGGCAATCACATTACTGCCAATGAGCAAGGTTACCTGAAGAACGTTGGCGAAATCTCAGCCATCGTGCAACAAGGTTCATACTCCTACACCGCTCCCGACGGCCAGATCATCACCGTCGAGTACACAGCTGACGAAAACGGATTCAGTGTCAAGGGCGACCATATCCCCACCCCCCCACCAGTGTCACCTGAAATCCAAAAGGGACTTGATCTCATCTACGCTGGAATCAAGGCCAACCAG GAACGTGTTGCATCTGAACTTAAGAACAACCCTGAAGCTACCAGACAAAACGAAGAGAGAGCCGCCTTCGACTACAAAGGTCAATACTACCAACAATAA